The following proteins are co-located in the Triplophysa dalaica isolate WHDGS20190420 chromosome 2, ASM1584641v1, whole genome shotgun sequence genome:
- the usp38 gene encoding ubiquitin carboxyl-terminal hydrolase 38: MDKILEALVSSSHPVSVKRAIVKKVMEAAEKEVTEEQCQALYQLTARLILVGEDAFQRQVGLQVQEAYARYHRDEFASFFSKEYVIGLLQQGYGSLDHREPAILDYLHSSLRLLISCPAVLELAPLLQTEVLRIICGRPEPATCAKLAIILTDFPQCIPREKSGVLFCQQLVRTFAYFHCSASAERELREYVTQVTRVSTLLQGIWKAETATLLPSLQEVFAIISSTDPSFEPSIALASLVQHIPLQMITVLIKSLTTDQNVKDASMTQALCRMIDWLSWPLAHHVDTWVIALLKGLAAVQKFTILIDVTLLKIEQVFNRLWYPIVRQGALVVLSHMLLSFQHSPEAFHLVVPHVVTLVQSLKNDGLPNSKTFLLQFAELIHCMMYQYSGFPDLYDSILESIKDLPKPNEEKIKFVLSQSAWTSQSNSFASGLLKLTGKSETGKTGLVNMGNTCYMNSIIQILFMATDFRRHVLSLHLNGSNTLMKKLQLLFAFLAHTQRAAYSPRNFLDASRPPWFTAGSQQDCSEYLRFLLDRLHEEEKTLSDLQVISPQPEPASPSAETVPSAAGQPVADVPSSSDPMVVKEDRRTFVERMFGGRLSTVIRCLKCQSLSEKEEPFTDLSLAFCPSMSQPQGPTDEYKSSSNVGPCQGAVNGGSESSESSVKEAGTRTDRPVVEPTLSVPDLVDYFLAPEILENDNCYFCEHCGSLQRAEKVMRVVSAPEYLILTLLRFSYDATCHVRRKIMDNVGIPMHICLPLCQHASSASSDAALPSESPDSGENLAKKLKPSQKEEGVTDSRANSESTESSLEMLPVPYVLSSVVMHSGMSSESGHYYSYGRNVSSTDGYVAHPCPNNLEGSSLSQEEMGCADHKPIDWFLFNDSRVTFTNFQSLQNVTSRFPKDTAYVLIYRKQEINGLESNGGALVNGLRLNGEPPLQKDLMDAITKDNKLFLQEQELNARARALQATSACSFRPNGSDDNEPPGSCGPSGGGGGGGGGFNTISRLVF; this comes from the exons ATGGACAAGATTTTGGAGGCACTCGTCAGCTCCTCCCACCCCGTGTCGGTTAAACGTGCTATAGTGAAGAAGGTAATGGAGGCTGCAGAAAAAGAGGTGACAGAGGAGCAATGCCAGGCCTTGTACCAGCTCACTGCCCGTCTTATTCTTGTGGGCGAGGATGCTTTTCAGCGACAGGTCGGTCTCCAAGTGCAGGAGGCCTATGCACGCTACCACCGTGATGAATTTGCAAGCTTCTTCAGCAAGGAGTATGTGATTGGTCTCCTTCAGCAAGGTTACGGCTCTTTGGACCACAGAGAGCCGGCCATCCTGGACTATCTTCACAGCTCCCTACGGCTGCTCATCAGTTGCCCGGCCGTGTTAGAGTTGGCACCTCTGCTACAGACAGAGGTCCTGCGGATCATCTGTGGACGGCCAGAGCCAGCAACCTGTGCCAAGCTGGCCATCATACTGACGGACTTCCCACAGTGCATTCCACGAGAAAAGTCAGGAGTTCTCTTCTGTCAGCAGCTTGTACGCACCTTTGCGTATTTCCACTGTTCTGCCTCTGCAGAGCGGGAGTTGCGGGAGTATGTGACCCAGGTGACCAGGGTGAGCACACTGCTTCAGGGCATCTGGAAGGCAGAGACCGCCACACTGCTGCCCTCGCTTCAAGAGGTGTTTGCAATCATCTCCTCTACAG ACCCTTCATTTGAACCCTCTATTGCCCTGGCAAGCCTGGTCCAACACATCCCTCTGCAAATGATTACAGTCCTCATCAAAAGCCTGACTACTGACCAGAATGTCAAAGATGCCAGTATGACACAAGCACTCTGCAG AATGATTGACTGGTTGTCCTGGCCTTTGGCCCATCATGTGGACACCTGGGTCATTGCTTTATTGAAGGGACTTGCGGCTGTTCAAAAGTTTACCATTCTCATAGATGTCACACTGCTTAAAATTGAACAG GTCTTTAATCGTCTCTGGTACCCCATTGTGAGACAGGGAGCACTGGTGGTTCTGTCACACATGCTGCTTAGTTTCCAGCACTCTCCTGAAGCCTTCCACTTA GTAGTACCCCATGTAGTAACGTTGGTGCAATCTTTGAAGAATGATGGCCTTCCAAACAGCAAAACCTTCCTGCTGCAGTTCGCAGAACTCATCCACTGCATGATGTACCAATATTCTGGCTTCCCAGACCTATATGACAGCATTCTTGAATCCATTAAA GACCTGCCTAAACCTAATGAAGAGAAGATTAAATTTGTTCTGAGCCAAAGCGCCTGGACCTCACAGTCCAACTCATTTGCCTCAGGCTTGCTCAAGCTCACAGGCAAATCAGAAACGGGGAAGACGGGACTTGTGAATATGGGCAACACATGCTACATGAACAGCATCATCCAGATTTTATTCATGGCTACAGA TTTCAGACGACATGTTTTGTCACTGCATCTGAATGGCTCCAACACCCTTATGAAGAAACTCCAGCTTCTTTTTGCTTTCTTAGCCCACACacag AGAGCAGCATATTCACCAAGGAATTTTTTGGATGCATCTCGACCGCCCTGGTTTACAGCTGGATCCCAGCAAGACTGCTCAGAGTATTTACGTTTTCTGTTGGACAG GTTGCATGAGGAGGAGAAGACCCTCTCTGACCTTCAGGTAATCAGTCCACAGCCTGAACCTGCTTCCCCATCTGCTGAAACCGTTCCCAGTGCTGCAGGTCAGCCGGTTGCTGACGTGCCATCAAGCTCTGATCCCATGGTTGTCAAAGAAGATAGACGCACTTTTGTGGAGCGCATGTTTGGAGGAAGACTGTCAACAGTCATCCGATGCCTGAAGTGCCAAAGTCTGTCAGAAAAAGAGGAGCCGTTTACAGATCTCTCCCTTGCCTTCTGCCCCTCCATGTCCCAGCCACAGGGACCCACTGATGAGTACAAAAGCTCCTCCAACGTTGGGCCTTGCCAAGGGGCAGTGAACGGGGGCAGTGAAAGCTCTGAGAGTTCTGTAAAAGAAGCAGGAACCAGGACGGATAGGCCTGTGGTGGAGCCCACTTTGTCTGTGCCAGATTTAGTAGACTATTTCCTTGCACCAGAAATCCTAGAAAATGACAACTGCTACTTTTGCGAACACTGCGGCTCACTCCAGAGGGCCGAGAAGGTCATGCGGGTGGTGTCAGCGCCCGAGTACCTCATTCTGACTCTGCTACGGTTTTCTTATGACGCCACGTGCCATGTACGTCGCAAGATTATGGACAACGTTGGCATCCCGATGCACATTTGCTTGCCTCTGTGCCAACATGCCAGCTCTGCTTCCTCAGATGCAGCTTTACCATCCGAGTCACCTGACAGTGGTGAGAATCTAGCTAAGAAACTCAAGCCTTCTCAGAAAGAAGAGGGTGTGACGGACAGCAGGGCGAATAGCGAGAGTACCGAAAGCAGTTTGGAAATGCTTCCGGTGCCGTATGTTTTAAGTTCAGTTGTAATGCATTCTGGTATGTCTTCTGAGAGCGGTCACTACTACTCATATGGAAGGAATGTGAGTAGTACCGATGGGTATGTAGCTCACCCATGTCCTAACAATCTGGAAGGTTCCAGCCTATCACAAGAAGAAATGGGGTGTGCCGACCACAAGCCAATCGACTGGTTCTTGTTTAATGACAGCCGAGTGACTTTTACAAACTTTCAGTCATTGCAGAATGTCACAAGTCGCTTTCCTAAAGACACAGCCTATGTTCTGATCTATAGAAAACAAGAAATTAACGGACTAGAAAGCAATGGAGGGGCATTAGTTAATGGTTTGAGACTGAATGGAGAGCCACCCCTACAGAAAGATCTGATGGATGCTATTACCAAAGACAATAAACTCTTCTTACAG GAGCAGGAGCTGAATGCCAGAGCCCGGGCTCTCCAAGCCACTTCGGCCTGCTCATTTCGGCCCAATGGTTCTGATGACAATGAGCCCCCTGGCAGCTGTGGACCCTCAGGTGGAGGTGGAGGTGGAGGTGGAGGCTTCAATACCATCAGCAGACTCGTCTTCTAA